A window of the Dermacentor variabilis isolate Ectoservices unplaced genomic scaffold, ASM5094787v1 scaffold_12, whole genome shotgun sequence genome harbors these coding sequences:
- the LOC142566285 gene encoding prolactin-releasing peptide receptor-like — translation MGNASQPVDYVSGVPAVRAFFYCVYALVFAVGISGNALVCFVVARQRAMHTVTNLFIANLALSDILLCALAVPFTPLHQFVGAWPLGAALCRLVPYAQGVSVYVSSFTLTAIAVDRFVVIMHPFRGRLRLPVCGALVGLVWLAGGLLTLPYGLFIGLGGGFCEERWPSERSRRAFSLCTSALQFGLPFAVISFCYMRVCCKLGARARAKPGAKSAQREQLERRRTRRTNRMLVSMVAIFGACWLPLNLYNLAVDFSVRAASWQFANAFFFLAHAIAMSSTCYNPFLYTWLNDSFRKEFKAVLPCFASRRAEAPAVRYVCSGDAVKL, via the coding sequence ATGGGTAACGCGAGCCAGCCCGTGGACTACGTGTCGGGCGTGCCGGCGGTGCGGGCCTTCTTCTACTGCGTGTACGCGCTCGTGTTCGCCGTGGGCATCTCGGGCAACGCGCTCGTGTGCTTCGTGGTGGCGCGGCAGCGGGCCATGCACACGGTGACCAACCTGTTCATCGCCAACCTGGCGCTCTCCGACATCCTGCTGTGCGCGCTCGCGGTGCCCTTCACGCCGCTGCACCAGTTCGTGGGCGCCTGGCCGCTGGGCGCCGCGCTCTGCCGCCTGGTGCCGTACGCGCAGGGCGTCAGCGTGTACGTGTCCTCGTTCACGCTCACGGCGATCGCGGTGGACCGCTTCGTCGTCATCATGCACCCGTTCCGCGGCCGGCTGCGGCTGCCCGTGTGCGGCGCCCTGGTGGGCCTCGTGTGGCTCGCCGGCGGCCTGCTCACGCTGCCGTACGGCCTCTTCATCGGGCTGGGCGGCGGCTTCTGCGAGGAGCGCTGGCCGTCCGAGCGCAGCCGGCGCGCCTTCAGCCTGTGCACCAGCGCGCTCCAGTTCGGCCTGCCGTTCGCCGTCATCAGCTTCTGCTATATGCGCGTCTGCTGCAAgctgggcgcgcgcgcgcgggccaAGCCCGGCGCCAAGTCGGCGCAGCGGGAGCAGCTGGAGCGGCGGCGCACGCGGCGCACCAACCGCATGCTGGTCTCGATGGTGGCCATATTCGGCGCCTGCTGGCTGCCGCTCAACCTGTACAACCTGGCCGTAGATTTTTCGGTGCGCGCAGCCAGCTGGCAGTTTGCGAACGCCTTCTTTTTCCTGGCGCATGCGATCGCCATGAGCTCGACCTGCTACAACCCTTTCCTCTACACCTGGCTCAACGACAGCTTCCGCAAGGAGTTCAAGGCCGTGCTGCCGTGCTTCGCGAGCCGTCGAGCCGAAGCGCCGGCCGTGCGCTACGTGTGCAGCGGCGACGCCGTCAAGCTCTGA